In Sporosarcina sp. PTS2304, a genomic segment contains:
- a CDS encoding transglycosylase domain-containing protein: MRKSKNNKIQQLENSFEKVKKEPWAKKLRISSGVLWNLFILMLIFSVIGAVFASSVGAGYFASLVAKEPLRTKDELRNAVFNYEETSEMFFANNVYLGKINSDIERRQITLDKVSQYALDAVLATEDEYFNEHEGIVPKAIFRGVFQDLTNSDSQTGGSTLTQQLVKNQILTNEVSYERKAKEILLAMRLEHFMTKDEILEAYLNIIPYGRDITGQNIAGIETAARGIFGIKAIDLNLPQAAYIAGIPQAPYTYTPFYSKNQGIKEREKLQHGVNRMKTVLFRMRDTGYITEAEYQEAIAYDVTKDFRQPSRRATERYPYVTQEIQNRTIEILAKVLAEKDGLDATRFEEDSKVKEKYEIMADRSMRTDGYRIYSTIDKDLYDQMNEVAKNFKYYGFTYTSEKVDEESGKKTIIEDPVQVGATLIENHTGKVLSFIGGRGHEIEAMNHSTQAFRHNGSSMKPLLVYAPAIEYGVIGAGSPVVDVKFRQGSYRPGNYFDRELGILSARESLARSQNLSTLRLYDQIIDRKPIEFLKKMHFTKLTEADGQYLTTALGSMDIGVSVEENTNAFATFANDGKFIKSYMIDRIEDMKGNIIYEHKIEPVDVFSPETAYIITDMMRDVLRPPGTAARLPGFMNFRPDLAAKTGTSQHYGNAWLVGYNPNVSLGVWLGYKNQQTPLYSGYRSSQMHPSERTARLFGQLMNTANSLRPETVKAAERFKRPNGVVTRSFCGVSGMAPSAACSAAGLVRSDLFNSKVMVPTKVDDSIINTASVRVNGKLYQALPSTPREFVSSGGVGVNSQFVKRMMGRLGGDGSKLLAGQGGYSSNVVSGASFPANNVPPAPVQAGKNGATLTWTASSSNDVIGYYIYQNGVRIGTVRDGASRSYTIGYGSYYVRAVDITGLQSAASNTITNAAPVKPKPDTTTPNKKPANSTDTKNPDTTPETKPDAKPDTKPEAKPETDAKPEATPDVESPKKE; this comes from the coding sequence TTGAGGAAATCGAAAAACAATAAGATCCAACAACTAGAGAATTCATTCGAGAAGGTAAAAAAAGAGCCTTGGGCCAAAAAACTTCGAATTAGTTCTGGTGTACTTTGGAATTTATTTATATTGATGCTAATCTTCAGTGTCATTGGCGCCGTATTTGCGTCCTCCGTTGGCGCAGGCTACTTTGCTTCACTCGTAGCGAAGGAGCCTTTACGTACAAAGGACGAGTTGCGTAATGCAGTATTTAATTATGAAGAAACGTCTGAAATGTTCTTTGCGAATAATGTGTACTTAGGAAAGATCAATTCAGATATTGAGCGGCGACAAATCACGCTCGATAAAGTATCACAATATGCATTAGATGCAGTCTTGGCTACTGAGGACGAATACTTCAACGAACATGAAGGCATCGTGCCAAAAGCCATTTTCCGCGGAGTTTTCCAAGATCTTACGAATTCTGACAGTCAAACAGGCGGTTCTACACTGACTCAGCAGTTAGTAAAAAACCAAATTTTGACAAACGAAGTGTCTTATGAACGAAAAGCGAAAGAAATCTTACTAGCCATGCGTTTAGAGCATTTCATGACAAAAGATGAAATTTTAGAGGCCTATTTAAATATCATTCCGTATGGTAGAGATATAACAGGTCAGAATATCGCGGGAATAGAAACCGCAGCGCGAGGCATATTTGGGATTAAGGCAATTGATTTAAACTTGCCGCAAGCTGCTTATATTGCTGGTATCCCACAAGCACCTTATACGTATACTCCTTTCTATAGTAAAAACCAAGGGATTAAGGAGCGGGAAAAACTTCAACACGGAGTGAACCGTATGAAGACTGTATTATTTCGGATGCGCGATACAGGATATATTACAGAAGCAGAATATCAAGAAGCTATCGCTTATGACGTAACTAAAGATTTCAGACAACCTTCTCGTCGTGCAACTGAACGTTATCCGTATGTCACACAAGAGATCCAAAATCGCACAATCGAAATTTTGGCAAAAGTTCTAGCTGAAAAAGACGGGTTAGATGCTACTCGATTTGAAGAAGATTCAAAAGTGAAAGAGAAATATGAAATTATGGCAGATCGTTCTATGCGCACAGATGGTTATCGAATTTACTCAACGATCGATAAAGACTTATACGATCAGATGAATGAAGTAGCGAAGAACTTCAAATACTATGGATTTACGTATACTTCTGAAAAAGTAGATGAAGAATCAGGTAAAAAGACGATTATTGAAGATCCTGTACAAGTCGGTGCGACTTTAATCGAAAATCATACAGGTAAAGTTCTTTCGTTCATCGGTGGACGTGGACATGAAATAGAAGCAATGAATCACTCGACTCAAGCATTTAGACATAACGGATCTTCTATGAAGCCCCTGCTTGTCTATGCTCCTGCTATAGAGTACGGAGTCATCGGTGCAGGTAGTCCGGTAGTTGACGTGAAGTTTAGACAAGGATCCTATAGACCTGGGAACTACTTTGATCGTGAGCTTGGAATTTTATCAGCGCGTGAATCATTAGCACGTTCTCAAAACTTATCTACGCTTCGTTTATATGATCAAATTATCGATAGAAAGCCTATCGAATTTCTTAAAAAAATGCATTTCACTAAATTAACTGAAGCTGATGGCCAATATTTGACGACAGCTCTCGGTAGTATGGATATCGGTGTTTCTGTTGAGGAAAACACAAATGCTTTCGCAACATTTGCGAATGACGGTAAATTTATCAAATCGTATATGATTGATCGAATCGAAGATATGAAAGGCAATATTATTTATGAACATAAAATCGAACCAGTCGATGTCTTCAGTCCAGAGACTGCATACATTATTACGGACATGATGCGTGACGTACTTCGACCACCTGGTACTGCAGCACGTTTGCCTGGGTTCATGAATTTCCGACCAGATTTAGCAGCGAAAACAGGAACTTCTCAACATTACGGGAACGCTTGGCTCGTTGGGTACAATCCGAACGTTTCACTCGGTGTGTGGCTTGGTTATAAAAACCAGCAGACCCCTTTATATAGTGGGTACCGCAGTAGTCAAATGCACCCTTCCGAACGAACAGCTAGATTATTCGGTCAATTGATGAATACCGCTAACAGCTTGCGACCTGAGACGGTTAAAGCGGCCGAACGATTTAAACGTCCGAACGGGGTTGTCACACGGTCATTCTGTGGAGTTTCTGGCATGGCGCCTTCCGCAGCATGTTCAGCAGCCGGTCTAGTTCGATCGGATTTATTTAACTCGAAAGTAATGGTTCCTACAAAAGTGGACGACAGCATTATCAATACCGCTTCCGTACGAGTGAATGGCAAGTTGTATCAAGCACTTCCTTCTACACCACGAGAATTTGTTTCTTCTGGCGGTGTAGGTGTAAATTCTCAGTTTGTTAAACGGATGATGGGACGGTTAGGTGGAGATGGTTCGAAACTATTGGCGGGTCAGGGCGGATATTCAAGCAACGTCGTATCCGGCGCTTCATTCCCAGCTAATAATGTACCGCCCGCTCCAGTGCAAGCCGGCAAAAACGGAGCGACTCTAACATGGACTGCTTCATCATCTAATGATGTCATTGGTTATTATATTTACCAAAATGGCGTACGCATTGGAACTGTTAGAGATGGTGCATCACGTTCATACACCATTGGCTATGGTTCATATTATGTAAGAGCTGTTGATATTACCGGACTTCAATCCGCAGCGTCCAATACTATAACGAATGCGGCTCCTGTAAAACCAAAACCGGATACAACAACTCCAAATAAAAAACCAGCGAATTCAACGGATACGAAAAATCCGGATACTACACCTGAAACGAAGCCTGATGCAAAACCGGATACAAAACCAGAGGCTAAGCCCGAGACGGACGCCAAACCAGAAGCAACACCTGACGTTGAGTCACCGAAGAAAGAATAA
- a CDS encoding GNAT family N-acetyltransferase has protein sequence MEHRKTYFSRSYPHDEGELVIEGPISSEQLAKFDFHEGLKAFRPSKQQQEALVKIASFPEGRINIARIGNLIIGYVTYLYPDPMERWYEAELPNLIELGAIEVASAYRGAHIGKSLLELSMLDDAMEDYIIITTEYYWHWDLKGTGLTVWDYRKVMEKMMRAGGMEFFSTDDPEVCSHPANCLMARIGKRVDQHSIEQFDRVRFKNRVNH, from the coding sequence GTGGAACATAGAAAAACCTATTTTTCAAGATCCTATCCTCACGATGAAGGAGAGTTGGTCATAGAAGGGCCTATTTCATCTGAACAGCTAGCCAAGTTTGATTTTCACGAAGGACTTAAAGCATTTCGACCGAGTAAACAACAACAGGAAGCATTAGTAAAAATCGCTTCTTTTCCTGAAGGTCGCATCAATATTGCCAGAATAGGAAATCTCATTATTGGCTATGTAACCTATTTGTATCCAGATCCTATGGAACGTTGGTATGAGGCTGAATTGCCAAACTTAATAGAACTGGGTGCTATTGAAGTAGCATCTGCTTACCGCGGCGCCCATATCGGAAAATCATTATTGGAATTATCTATGTTAGATGATGCAATGGAAGATTACATTATTATTACTACTGAATACTACTGGCACTGGGACTTAAAAGGAACAGGCTTAACTGTTTGGGATTACCGGAAAGTGATGGAAAAAATGATGCGTGCAGGTGGCATGGAATTCTTTTCGACGGATGATCCTGAAGTTTGCTCTCATCCTGCCAATTGTTTAATGGCAAGAATCGGAAAACGCGTCGATCAGCACTCCATCGAGCAGTTTGATCGGGTTCGATTCAAAAACCGTGTGAACCATTGA
- a CDS encoding acetoin utilization AcuB family protein — MLVQDIMKTDVITLNPTHTIADAVQLMKQKRIRHIPIIEKERLIGLVTDRDVKEASPSSISEKNEPSLYATTLDKIMKTDLVIGHPRDFAEEAALLFYTYEIGCLPIVSNYQLVGILTKTDLLYNYIELTGANQPSSHIQIRVPNRAGILYEVSKVFHKHNTNVLSVLVQPYQDDEECKILAVRIKRMNPLAIIADLKSEGFDVLWPGEPEMGI; from the coding sequence ATGCTCGTACAAGACATAATGAAAACAGACGTGATTACATTGAATCCTACGCACACAATCGCGGACGCTGTTCAATTAATGAAACAAAAAAGAATTAGACATATACCCATTATAGAGAAAGAACGTTTAATAGGACTAGTAACAGATCGTGACGTAAAAGAAGCTTCACCTTCGAGTATCTCTGAAAAAAATGAACCTTCTCTTTACGCAACTACTCTTGATAAGATTATGAAAACCGATTTAGTGATCGGGCATCCTAGGGACTTTGCTGAAGAGGCTGCTCTACTGTTCTACACATACGAAATCGGATGTCTGCCTATCGTTTCTAATTATCAATTGGTAGGTATTTTGACGAAAACTGATTTGCTATACAATTATATTGAATTAACCGGCGCAAACCAACCGAGCTCCCACATACAAATCCGAGTACCCAACCGCGCAGGTATTCTCTATGAAGTATCAAAAGTATTTCATAAACATAACACCAACGTACTAAGTGTTTTAGTTCAACCTTATCAAGATGATGAAGAGTGTAAAATTCTAGCCGTTCGAATCAAACGAATGAATCCCCTTGCAATTATTGCCGATTTGAAATCGGAAGGGTTTGACGTTCTTTGGCCAGGCGAACCGGAGATGGGCATATGA
- a CDS encoding acetoin utilization protein AcuC, translating to MKKTASFIYSPDQLNYEFSDTHPFNQKRIILTMDLLNELQAINADDIVVPRTATDEELLLAHDAKYIDIVKKASKGEVSETIGSIYGIGTEDTPFFTGMHDASALLVGGTLTAIEEVMEGRSRYALNLGGGLHHGFQGKASGFCIYNDSSVAIKYLQKKYGAKVLYVDTDAHHGDGVQWTFYDDPDVCTFSIHETGRYLFPGTGNVTERGNGKGYGTSFNFPIDAFTEDESFLNIYRTALREVAEFFKPDVILTQNGADAHYFDPLTHLYSTMKIYEEIPKLAKEIAEEYCDGRWIAIGGGGYDIWRVVPRAWSHLWLTMQSIPTPTGPLPEAWLKKWQPESPVSLIETWQDPPNLYEPVPRKKDIEEKNEQMLTRALHVIRKGK from the coding sequence ATGAAAAAAACAGCGAGTTTTATTTATTCACCCGACCAGTTAAATTATGAATTTTCGGATACTCACCCTTTCAATCAGAAAAGAATCATTTTAACAATGGATTTATTGAATGAACTTCAAGCAATTAATGCTGACGATATTGTTGTACCTAGAACAGCAACAGATGAAGAGTTATTACTGGCACATGATGCGAAATATATTGATATTGTGAAGAAAGCTAGTAAAGGTGAAGTAAGTGAAACTATCGGTAGTATTTACGGCATCGGCACAGAGGACACTCCTTTCTTCACAGGGATGCACGATGCAAGCGCTTTACTCGTCGGGGGCACACTAACCGCAATTGAAGAAGTAATGGAAGGTCGCTCTCGCTATGCGTTAAATCTCGGCGGAGGGTTGCACCACGGCTTCCAAGGCAAAGCATCTGGTTTTTGTATTTATAACGATAGTTCTGTCGCAATTAAATACTTGCAAAAAAAATACGGAGCGAAAGTTCTGTATGTGGATACAGACGCACACCATGGCGATGGCGTGCAGTGGACATTTTATGATGATCCAGACGTTTGCACATTCTCTATCCATGAAACAGGCCGCTACCTCTTCCCAGGTACAGGTAACGTAACTGAACGAGGCAACGGGAAAGGATACGGTACATCGTTCAATTTCCCTATCGATGCATTTACAGAGGATGAATCATTTCTTAACATCTACCGTACGGCGTTAAGAGAAGTGGCCGAATTCTTCAAGCCAGATGTCATCTTAACGCAAAACGGAGCAGATGCTCATTATTTTGATCCATTAACTCATTTATATAGCACAATGAAAATTTATGAGGAGATTCCAAAACTTGCGAAAGAAATTGCAGAAGAGTACTGCGATGGAAGATGGATCGCTATCGGCGGTGGAGGATATGATATTTGGCGAGTAGTACCGCGTGCATGGTCTCATCTATGGTTGACGATGCAATCCATTCCGACACCGACAGGACCGCTTCCAGAAGCATGGTTGAAGAAGTGGCAACCTGAATCTCCTGTGTCTCTTATTGAAACATGGCAAGATCCACCAAATTTATATGAGCCTGTTCCACGCAAAAAAGATATAGAGGAAAAGAATGAGCAAATGCTCACTCGGGCTCTCCATGTCATCCGCAAAGGAAAGTAA
- the ccpA gene encoding catabolite control protein A, whose translation MAITIYDVAREANVSMATVSRVVNGNQNVKPATRKKVLDVIERLGYRPNAVARGLASKRTTTIGVIVPDMSKSYYAELSRGIADVATMYEYNIIISNSDKSTSREVELFEDHLGKQVDGLIFMSDSISPEVRAEMKTANVPIVLAGTLDFETNLPSVNIDHEQAAYDVVKKLIDNGHKRIAFVSGPFTRDINRVCKRVGYVRALEEAGLTIDEELIVETDNTYDDAYESWNVLRKLSSRPTAVMTSSDEIAVGIMNGVRDENLRIPEDLEIICFQHSILARIVRPQLSAVVVPLYDLGAVSMRLLTKLMSEEEVDETEVVLPYHLEERQSVR comes from the coding sequence ATGGCCATCACCATTTACGATGTAGCAAGAGAAGCAAATGTATCTATGGCAACGGTTTCACGAGTAGTGAATGGGAATCAGAATGTAAAACCTGCTACTCGCAAAAAGGTATTGGACGTCATCGAACGATTAGGTTATAGACCGAACGCAGTCGCTCGAGGACTAGCTAGTAAACGGACAACGACGATTGGAGTCATCGTTCCGGATATGTCGAAAAGCTATTATGCAGAGCTTTCTAGAGGGATTGCAGATGTTGCCACAATGTATGAGTACAACATCATTATTTCCAATTCGGACAAAAGTACATCTAGGGAAGTAGAATTGTTTGAAGATCATTTAGGGAAGCAAGTCGATGGCTTGATTTTCATGAGTGATTCTATATCACCGGAAGTACGGGCTGAAATGAAAACAGCAAATGTTCCTATCGTTTTAGCAGGTACTTTAGACTTTGAAACGAATTTACCTTCTGTCAATATCGATCATGAACAGGCGGCTTACGATGTAGTGAAAAAACTGATCGATAACGGTCACAAACGAATTGCTTTTGTCTCTGGACCTTTCACACGAGATATTAACCGCGTTTGTAAACGAGTAGGGTATGTACGTGCATTAGAAGAAGCAGGGCTGACAATTGACGAAGAACTGATTGTGGAGACAGACAACACGTATGATGATGCATATGAGAGTTGGAACGTACTACGTAAACTTTCGAGTCGCCCGACAGCAGTTATGACAAGTAGTGATGAGATTGCTGTTGGTATTATGAATGGCGTACGGGACGAAAATCTTAGAATTCCTGAAGATTTGGAGATAATCTGTTTCCAGCACTCCATTTTGGCGCGTATCGTTCGTCCGCAATTATCTGCAGTAGTAGTCCCTTTATATGACTTAGGCGCGGTGTCTATGAGATTGTTAACTAAGCTCATGAGTGAGGAAGAAGTGGATGAAACGGAAGTTGTGTTACCGTATCATTTAGAGGAACGTCAATCGGTGCGATAA
- a CDS encoding bifunctional 3-deoxy-7-phosphoheptulonate synthase/chorismate mutase: MRQQDLGELRGRIDELNIDILKLINERTSIVQEIGNVKEKQGVNRYDPIREREMLNVLKNANNGPLPDGILEQVFKSIFMSALEVQQDKQKNALLVSRTKKAEDTIVDVNGQKIGGGQPTFVFGPCAVESYEQVLAVAQSIKAKGLTMIRGGAYKPRTSPYDFQGLGLEGLKILKRVADETGLSIVTEIITPTHLEEALEYIDVIQIGARNMQNFELLKEAGMVNKPVLLKRGMSATISEFVNAAEYIISKGNTEIMLCERGIRTYETATRNTLDISAVPILKQETHLPVFVDVTHSTGRKDLLLPTAKAAIAVGADGVMAEVHPDPAVALSDSAQQMDIPQFDKFYEEITRFMNTHQTI, translated from the coding sequence ATGAGACAGCAAGATTTAGGTGAGTTAAGAGGACGCATTGATGAATTGAATATTGATATTCTTAAATTGATCAATGAGCGTACTAGTATAGTTCAAGAAATTGGGAATGTGAAAGAAAAGCAAGGTGTAAATAGATATGATCCGATCCGCGAACGGGAGATGCTGAATGTTTTAAAGAATGCGAACAATGGGCCTTTACCAGACGGTATTTTGGAACAAGTTTTTAAATCAATTTTTATGTCAGCACTTGAAGTACAACAGGACAAGCAAAAGAACGCTCTGCTCGTTTCTCGGACGAAAAAAGCAGAAGATACAATCGTAGACGTAAACGGCCAAAAAATTGGAGGCGGGCAACCGACTTTCGTTTTCGGACCTTGTGCAGTAGAATCTTACGAGCAAGTACTGGCAGTTGCGCAATCGATCAAAGCGAAAGGCTTGACGATGATTCGTGGAGGAGCATATAAACCACGTACATCACCGTATGACTTCCAAGGATTAGGTCTTGAAGGTCTAAAAATTTTAAAGCGAGTTGCAGACGAAACTGGTCTATCTATTGTTACAGAAATTATTACACCTACACACTTAGAGGAGGCACTCGAATATATCGATGTGATCCAAATCGGTGCGCGTAATATGCAGAACTTCGAATTGTTAAAAGAAGCAGGAATGGTAAATAAACCAGTGCTTCTAAAACGTGGAATGTCTGCTACTATTTCTGAGTTCGTGAACGCAGCTGAATATATTATTTCTAAAGGAAATACGGAAATTATGTTATGTGAGCGCGGTATTCGTACGTACGAAACAGCTACACGAAATACGCTCGACATTTCTGCTGTACCAATCTTGAAGCAAGAAACACACTTACCGGTATTTGTTGACGTTACTCACTCTACAGGCCGTAAAGACTTGTTGCTTCCAACAGCGAAAGCTGCAATTGCAGTAGGAGCAGACGGCGTTATGGCAGAAGTTCATCCAGATCCGGCAGTTGCATTATCGGATTCTGCACAACAAATGGACATACCGCAGTTTGATAAATTCTACGAAGAGATTACACGCTTCATGAATACGCACCAAACGATTTAA
- a CDS encoding cell division protein FtsA: protein MGKKLFALDIGTRSVVGIVLEQQGDSFHIIDLLSKEHKERSMIDGQIHNILSVAAIIQQIKQQLEEQHGILERVSVAAAGRSLKTAEGKVTVDISERTLISTEDINRLELSAVQNAQQLLLTSNELTEDDHYYCVGYSVLHYKLNDEKIGSLIDQTGHQATIEVIATFLPRVVVESLLAALKRADLEMEALTLEPIAAINVLVPPSMRRLNIALVDIGAGTSDIAIVNDNTVTAYGMVPIAGDEITETLSSHYLLDFPLAEQMKRQLLSSEQVTVQDILGFEQKIPSTEVVDVISPAVKRLAAAISHEIKRLNNNTSPQAVMIVGGGSLTPTLSKELSNELELPDTRVAIRSLDALSGVTLDDNIEASPSLVTPIGIAIAAHRSPIHYMSITVNEKTIRLFELKEMTVGDALLAANVSARKLYGKPGLALTVKVNDEWVTLPGEHGSPTTILLNGQEASTKDLIHHQDVIELEFGKDGEDAVAKVGDLMQAPATIQFSLDGVLMTRQDEILLNGLPTSLETLVTDRDELTTRTTCSLATAIKEMNDSLDVAQLSVIHDGKKQLVKSRPILYIVDGNEVDDHYIIKDGDQITTHQPPATTLQEIANELDIILEARADITFNGEPVSIKKQRTAVYVNGQLANLSYQVHSSDQVEFTSVSNAPIIFSDIFSFTEFSLPTNAASAYRLVRNGEPIRFNEPIFGGDQLEIRFE, encoded by the coding sequence CTGGGGAAGAAATTATTCGCACTAGACATCGGAACACGCTCCGTTGTCGGCATTGTGCTTGAACAACAAGGGGATTCATTTCATATTATAGACTTGCTTTCAAAAGAACATAAAGAACGTTCGATGATCGATGGACAAATACATAACATTTTAAGTGTTGCTGCGATTATTCAACAGATCAAGCAACAACTAGAAGAGCAACACGGTATTTTAGAACGTGTTAGTGTAGCTGCAGCGGGTCGTTCATTAAAAACGGCGGAAGGGAAAGTAACAGTAGATATTTCAGAGCGCACGTTAATTTCGACTGAAGATATTAATCGGTTAGAGCTGTCTGCCGTTCAGAATGCTCAACAATTACTGCTTACCTCTAACGAATTAACGGAAGATGATCATTATTATTGCGTAGGCTACTCAGTCTTGCACTATAAATTAAATGACGAAAAGATTGGTAGTTTAATCGATCAGACAGGTCACCAAGCCACGATTGAAGTGATCGCCACTTTCCTGCCGCGAGTTGTCGTGGAATCTTTGCTGGCTGCGTTGAAGCGAGCGGACTTAGAAATGGAGGCATTGACACTAGAACCGATTGCCGCTATCAACGTACTCGTTCCGCCTTCTATGAGACGATTGAATATTGCTCTTGTCGATATCGGAGCAGGCACTTCTGATATTGCAATCGTCAACGACAACACAGTAACAGCCTATGGCATGGTTCCTATCGCGGGAGATGAAATTACTGAAACATTAAGTAGCCATTATTTGCTCGATTTCCCGTTGGCCGAGCAAATGAAACGACAGCTTTTATCATCCGAACAAGTTACAGTTCAAGACATTTTAGGATTCGAACAAAAAATTCCATCTACAGAAGTAGTGGATGTCATTAGTCCAGCAGTTAAAAGGCTAGCTGCAGCTATTTCCCATGAGATTAAGAGACTAAACAACAATACTTCTCCACAAGCGGTGATGATCGTTGGAGGAGGTAGTCTGACACCTACGTTATCGAAAGAATTAAGTAATGAACTAGAGTTGCCTGATACGAGAGTGGCTATTAGAAGCTTGGACGCATTATCTGGCGTAACACTTGACGATAATATTGAAGCTTCTCCCTCACTAGTTACACCAATTGGCATTGCCATTGCAGCCCATCGATCTCCTATTCACTACATGTCTATTACGGTAAATGAAAAGACTATCCGTTTATTTGAGTTGAAAGAGATGACTGTAGGAGATGCCTTACTCGCTGCCAATGTGTCTGCTCGTAAATTATACGGTAAACCTGGTCTTGCACTGACAGTAAAAGTGAACGACGAGTGGGTTACATTGCCTGGTGAACACGGATCTCCAACTACGATTTTATTAAATGGACAAGAAGCAAGTACTAAAGATTTAATACATCACCAAGACGTAATTGAACTGGAATTTGGAAAAGACGGGGAAGATGCAGTAGCGAAAGTCGGCGATTTGATGCAAGCACCCGCTACTATACAGTTTTCGCTAGACGGCGTACTTATGACACGACAAGATGAAATCTTATTAAATGGGCTCCCGACTTCGTTAGAAACGTTAGTAACAGACCGTGATGAACTTACCACACGAACTACATGTTCATTAGCTACAGCCATTAAAGAAATGAATGATTCACTAGATGTGGCGCAGCTTTCTGTAATACATGACGGGAAAAAACAATTGGTGAAATCCCGCCCGATCCTGTACATAGTAGATGGCAATGAAGTAGACGATCATTACATTATAAAAGACGGAGATCAAATCACAACGCATCAGCCTCCTGCAACAACGTTACAAGAGATTGCTAATGAGTTAGATATCATTTTGGAAGCACGAGCGGATATTACATTCAATGGCGAACCTGTCTCCATTAAAAAACAACGTACAGCGGTCTATGTAAATGGACAACTTGCGAATTTATCCTATCAAGTTCATTCATCTGATCAAGTAGAATTTACCTCTGTATCAAATGCACCGATCATTTTCAGCGACATCTTTTCATTTACTGAATTCTCGCTACCTACTAACGCGGCTTCTGCTTATCGTTTAGTACGAAACGGCGAACCCATTCGATTCAATGAACCTATTTTCGGTGGGGATCAGTTAGAAATCCGCTTTGAATAA
- a CDS encoding YtxH domain-containing protein has translation MTENKPNYNENQGNYANTYGQPQYPANYNYRSTNDLYEEDNSGASSFIAGAIVGGIIGAATALFLAPKTGREMREDLTSQASQLKDKSIELSSTAKDKAVELSGTAKEKAVELSSTAKDKAVELSSAAKDKTADLTGTAKEKTAAFTAVAKDKTSEFSQTIQEQSGQLVDKVKSAASKANIPMDDGTVSSEGEEATDYKSVKETNEKSGDLSKANETTAKKEDEKEDESSKDNSSGKNDAKANQNTSNKNSKNSKVDASSDKKDNKATTK, from the coding sequence ATGACAGAAAACAAACCAAATTACAATGAAAACCAGGGGAATTACGCAAATACGTACGGCCAACCTCAATATCCAGCAAATTACAACTATCGCTCAACAAATGATTTATATGAAGAAGATAATAGCGGTGCGAGCAGTTTTATAGCTGGAGCCATTGTCGGTGGAATAATCGGTGCAGCTACAGCGCTATTTTTAGCACCAAAAACAGGACGTGAAATGCGTGAAGATTTAACTTCACAAGCATCACAATTAAAAGATAAGAGTATTGAGTTGAGCTCGACAGCAAAAGATAAGGCAGTGGAACTTTCAGGAACTGCAAAAGAAAAAGCTGTAGAATTATCTAGTACGGCTAAAGATAAGGCAGTTGAGTTGTCAAGTGCAGCGAAAGATAAAACAGCGGACTTAACGGGTACAGCGAAGGAGAAAACTGCTGCATTTACAGCAGTAGCAAAAGATAAAACGTCAGAGTTTTCTCAGACGATTCAGGAACAATCAGGGCAACTAGTTGATAAAGTAAAATCCGCAGCTTCCAAAGCCAATATTCCGATGGATGACGGTACAGTATCTTCTGAAGGCGAAGAAGCAACAGATTATAAAAGCGTAAAAGAAACTAATGAAAAGTCTGGTGATCTTTCTAAAGCTAACGAAACAACAGCTAAGAAAGAAGATGAAAAAGAGGATGAGTCTTCTAAAGATAATTCTTCAGGTAAAAATGATGCGAAGGCAAATCAAAACACAAGTAATAAAAACTCGAAAAATTCTAAAGTAGACGCTTCTTCGGATAAAAAAGATAATAAAGCAACGACAAAATGA
- a CDS encoding DUF948 domain-containing protein, with product MVNLLYIAAVIAAIAFLILCISLAVTLGSLKTTLQSVSHTVDDLTKQLEGVTTESTQLLQKTNQLAEDLHGKAEKLNTVVDAVKGVGDSVNNLNQSVHRISHSVTTQAEQNSDKIAQVLQWGTVAVGLYDQVKERQPVKSNGWTVYKARS from the coding sequence GTGGTCAATTTACTTTACATCGCAGCAGTCATTGCAGCGATAGCATTTCTTATTCTTTGTATTAGTCTAGCTGTGACGCTCGGGTCTTTAAAAACTACCCTACAAAGCGTCTCCCACACGGTAGATGACTTAACAAAGCAATTAGAAGGGGTTACTACAGAAAGTACACAACTCCTTCAGAAAACCAATCAGCTTGCTGAAGATTTGCACGGCAAAGCTGAAAAGTTGAACACTGTGGTGGATGCGGTAAAAGGAGTAGGCGATTCCGTGAATAACTTAAACCAGTCTGTTCATCGGATCTCTCATTCTGTTACTACACAAGCCGAACAAAACAGTGATAAAATCGCGCAAGTATTACAATGGGGGACTGTAGCTGTTGGTCTTTACGATCAAGTGAAAGAACGTCAGCCTGTGAAGTCCAACGGTTGGACAGTATATAAAGCGCGCTCCTAG